A stretch of the Streptomyces sp. WMMB303 genome encodes the following:
- a CDS encoding PucR family transcriptional regulator encodes MVQSAAAARARTQAPGALPQELASVMWPELPVVAEEMLQEIGRAVPEYRPLLEGSYRTVLLHCVRQNLTSFVELVADPSASTAERDQLCRRLGQFEAHEGRGLHCLQSALRIGARVGLRRATTVGTRHNLPASLIVAFADAVFAYTDVIESLCREGYVAAKGGGEDVWESQRGRLLRLILAGVADVGGTRRGSDPAAGQHATADPGPAPPSPLAELARRVGWRIPQRVTLVALSPDAGRNGLRLPGRLDEDILAELGDQRPHLLVPGEVDGPRTAMLEGALAGRRAVLGVTVELGDAADSLRWARQALSLVESGALPQAGLTRCEDHLVTLWLMGDPALAERLAVRQLAPLSGLTAGQRERLVDTLRTWLTTRGTAAQMAEILHLHPQTVRYRMRALKRVLGTQLGDPDQRFATELALRAQHLRRRASGRYPGAAHAQGREPELPRGHEGG; translated from the coding sequence ATGGTGCAGTCAGCAGCAGCCGCTCGGGCCCGCACGCAGGCGCCGGGAGCGCTCCCCCAGGAACTGGCCTCCGTGATGTGGCCCGAACTCCCGGTCGTGGCCGAGGAGATGTTGCAGGAGATCGGCCGCGCCGTGCCCGAGTACCGGCCCCTGCTGGAGGGGTCGTACCGGACGGTGCTGCTGCACTGCGTGCGCCAGAACCTCACCAGTTTCGTCGAACTGGTCGCCGACCCGTCGGCCTCCACCGCCGAACGGGATCAACTCTGCCGGAGATTAGGCCAGTTCGAAGCACATGAGGGCCGGGGGCTGCACTGTCTCCAGTCGGCGCTGCGGATCGGGGCCCGGGTGGGGCTGCGCCGCGCGACCACGGTGGGCACCCGCCACAACCTGCCCGCTTCCCTGATCGTCGCCTTCGCCGACGCGGTGTTCGCCTACACGGACGTGATCGAGTCCCTGTGCCGCGAGGGCTATGTGGCCGCGAAGGGCGGCGGGGAGGACGTGTGGGAGTCGCAGCGGGGACGGCTGCTGCGGCTGATCCTGGCCGGAGTGGCGGATGTCGGCGGCACACGCCGCGGCTCCGACCCGGCCGCCGGTCAGCACGCCACGGCCGATCCGGGCCCCGCGCCGCCCTCCCCACTGGCCGAACTGGCCCGCCGGGTCGGCTGGCGTATCCCACAGCGGGTGACCCTGGTGGCGCTGAGCCCGGATGCCGGGCGCAACGGGTTACGGCTGCCGGGCCGGCTGGATGAGGACATCCTGGCCGAACTGGGCGACCAGCGGCCGCACCTGCTGGTGCCCGGCGAGGTCGACGGGCCGCGCACGGCCATGCTGGAGGGGGCGCTGGCGGGCCGCCGCGCGGTGCTCGGGGTGACGGTGGAGCTGGGTGACGCCGCCGACTCGCTGCGCTGGGCGCGGCAGGCGCTCTCCCTCGTGGAGTCGGGCGCCCTTCCCCAGGCGGGGCTCACCCGCTGTGAGGACCATCTGGTGACGCTGTGGCTGATGGGCGACCCGGCGCTGGCCGAGCGGCTGGCCGTACGGCAGTTGGCTCCGCTCTCCGGGCTGACCGCGGGGCAGCGGGAGCGGCTGGTCGACACATTGCGCACCTGGCTGACGACGCGGGGGACGGCGGCCCAGATGGCGGAGATCCTGCATCTGCACCCGCAGACGGTGCGCTACCGGATGCGGGCGCTCAAGCGCGTCCTGGGCACCCAGCTCGGCGACCCCGACCAGCGGTTCGCCACCGAACTGGCGTTGCGTGCCCAGCATCTGCGGCGCCGGGCGAGCGGGCGGTACCCGGGGGCCGCGCACGCGCAGGGCCGGGAGCCGGAGCTGCCCCGGGGGCACGAGGGCGGCTGA
- a CDS encoding AMP-binding protein has product MGVRKILTTAKRRSDLAARGPVEVLEESGRIRAARAEALAPPPVTGSLADLPFTNAAEEPEATVMRRRTADAWQPVSAAAFAREVSDAAKGLVAAGLEPGARVGVMCRTRYEWCVLDFAVWAAGGQTVPVYATSSAEQVEWILRDSGAAHLFVETAEHATTVEPALAAQEHRPRLWRIDPAGDGRPALEQLAELGREIPDGELTRRRAALGPDTVATLCYTSGTTGRPKGCMLSHGNLHAEAANTVELLHPIFKEVTGQTAATLLFLPLAHILGRTLQIACLTARIEFGHWPSIKPAELRPEMRSFRPTFIVGVPYLFEKIHDTGRETAERLGRGSSFERADRIAVRFGEADLARFLGTGKGPGPGLRLARGVYDLLVYRRIRKELGGRLRHAISGGSPLDRRLNLFFRAAGITVYEGYGLTETSAAATITPPLAPRPGTVGRPVPGTTVRIADDGEILVKGGIVFGGYRNRPRETDEVLDDGWFATGDLGTLDEDGYLTIVGRKKDILVTSGGKNVSPAPLEDRLRSRPPIAQCMVVGDGRRYVGALVTLDPEAVAHWLRVRKRPSGTPLAALRKDPELVAAVQRAVDHANEAVSTAESIRRFRIVEGEFTEENGLLTPSLKVKRAAVAEAYAADIDALYAQDGPGR; this is encoded by the coding sequence ATGGGCGTCCGGAAGATCCTCACGACCGCGAAACGCCGCAGCGACCTGGCAGCCCGCGGCCCGGTCGAGGTACTCGAGGAGAGCGGCCGGATCCGGGCGGCCCGGGCCGAGGCGCTGGCCCCGCCGCCGGTCACCGGAAGCCTCGCCGACCTGCCCTTCACCAACGCCGCGGAGGAGCCCGAGGCGACCGTCATGCGCCGCAGGACCGCTGACGCCTGGCAGCCGGTGTCCGCGGCCGCCTTCGCCCGCGAGGTCTCCGATGCGGCCAAGGGGCTGGTCGCGGCGGGGCTGGAGCCCGGGGCCCGGGTGGGTGTGATGTGCCGTACCCGCTACGAGTGGTGCGTCCTGGACTTCGCCGTCTGGGCCGCCGGCGGCCAGACCGTCCCCGTGTACGCCACCTCCTCCGCCGAGCAGGTCGAGTGGATCCTGCGCGACTCGGGCGCGGCCCACCTCTTCGTGGAGACGGCCGAGCACGCCACCACGGTCGAACCCGCGCTCGCGGCACAGGAGCACCGGCCCCGGCTGTGGCGGATCGACCCGGCGGGGGACGGCCGCCCGGCGCTGGAGCAGCTCGCCGAGCTGGGCCGGGAGATCCCCGACGGCGAACTCACCCGCCGCCGCGCGGCGCTCGGCCCCGACACCGTCGCGACCCTCTGCTACACCTCGGGCACCACCGGCAGACCCAAAGGCTGCATGCTCAGCCACGGCAATCTGCACGCCGAGGCGGCCAACACCGTCGAACTGCTGCACCCGATCTTCAAGGAGGTCACCGGGCAGACCGCGGCCACCCTGCTCTTCCTGCCCCTGGCCCACATCCTCGGCCGGACCCTGCAGATCGCGTGCCTGACCGCGCGGATCGAGTTCGGACACTGGCCCAGCATCAAGCCCGCGGAACTGCGCCCCGAGATGCGCTCCTTCCGGCCGACGTTCATCGTGGGCGTGCCCTATCTCTTCGAGAAGATCCACGACACCGGCCGGGAGACGGCCGAGCGGCTGGGCAGGGGTTCCTCCTTCGAGCGTGCGGACCGGATCGCGGTGCGCTTCGGCGAGGCGGACCTGGCGCGCTTCCTGGGCACCGGAAAGGGCCCGGGGCCGGGTCTGCGGCTGGCCCGAGGCGTGTACGACCTGCTGGTCTACCGGCGGATCCGCAAGGAGTTGGGCGGCCGCCTCCGGCACGCCATCAGCGGGGGTTCCCCCCTGGACCGCCGGCTGAACCTGTTCTTCCGGGCGGCCGGTATCACCGTCTACGAGGGGTACGGGCTCACGGAGACCTCGGCGGCCGCCACCATCACCCCGCCGCTCGCCCCGCGTCCCGGGACCGTCGGCCGCCCGGTCCCCGGCACCACCGTGCGCATCGCGGACGACGGCGAGATCCTCGTCAAGGGCGGCATCGTCTTCGGCGGGTACCGCAATCGCCCCCGGGAGACCGACGAGGTGCTGGACGACGGCTGGTTCGCGACCGGCGACCTGGGGACCCTGGACGAGGACGGCTATCTGACCATCGTCGGCCGCAAGAAGGACATCCTCGTCACCAGCGGAGGCAAGAACGTCTCTCCCGCGCCGCTGGAGGACCGGCTGCGCAGCCGGCCGCCCATCGCGCAGTGCATGGTCGTCGGCGACGGCCGCCGCTACGTGGGGGCGCTGGTCACCCTCGACCCGGAAGCGGTCGCCCACTGGCTCCGGGTGCGCAAGCGGCCGTCGGGCACCCCCCTCGCCGCACTGCGGAAGGACCCCGAACTGGTCGCCGCCGTACAGCGGGCCGTGGACCACGCGAACGAAGCCGTCTCGACAGCCGAGTCGATCCGCCGGTTCCGGATCGTCGAGGGCGAGTTCACCGAGGAGAACGGCCTGCTGACCCCTTCGCTGAAGGTCAAGCGCGCGGCCGTGGCGGAAGCGTACGCCGCCGACATCGACGCCCTCTATGCCCAGGACGGCCCGGGCCGCTGA
- a CDS encoding acyl-CoA dehydrogenase family protein has product MDQRDFGLSEEQRDVRALARDFVDREVVPHAREWDRVEAVDPGIPRRLGELGFLGLTLPEAYGGVPADMLCYTAVTEELGRGDSSVRGIVSVSLGLVAKTIAAHGSEEQKQQWLPRLAAGTALGCFALTEPETGSDAGALRTRARRATGGPAGTGPGGDWIIDGAKMFITNGTVADVALTFARTAEDGITAFLVPTDVPGFTATAIHGKLGLRGQATAELSYEGVRVPDSARLGGIGRGLGIALGSLSRGRISVAAGAVGLAQGALDAALGYAIEREQFGRPIASFQLVQELLAESEVAIRAARLLTRQVAHLADAGATPKEYATEASVAKYHASETAVQVSADCLQTFGGYGFIDEYPAGRYLRDARVLTLYEGTSQVQKLLIGRALTGIDAMA; this is encoded by the coding sequence ATGGACCAGCGGGACTTCGGGCTGAGTGAGGAACAGCGGGATGTCCGCGCGCTGGCGCGGGACTTCGTCGACCGGGAGGTGGTACCGCACGCGCGGGAATGGGACCGGGTGGAAGCCGTGGACCCCGGGATACCGCGGCGGCTGGGCGAACTCGGATTCCTCGGTCTCACCCTGCCCGAGGCGTACGGCGGAGTCCCGGCCGACATGCTGTGCTACACGGCGGTGACCGAGGAACTGGGCCGCGGGGACTCCTCGGTCCGCGGCATCGTCTCCGTCTCGCTCGGTCTCGTCGCCAAGACGATCGCCGCCCACGGCAGCGAGGAGCAGAAGCAGCAGTGGCTGCCGCGGCTGGCCGCCGGGACGGCGCTCGGCTGTTTCGCACTCACGGAGCCGGAGACCGGCTCGGACGCGGGGGCGCTGCGCACCCGCGCCCGCCGGGCCACGGGCGGCCCGGCCGGTACCGGGCCGGGCGGCGACTGGATCATCGACGGTGCCAAGATGTTCATCACCAACGGCACCGTCGCCGATGTGGCCCTGACCTTCGCGCGGACCGCCGAGGACGGCATCACCGCGTTCCTCGTCCCCACCGACGTGCCGGGCTTCACCGCTACCGCGATCCACGGCAAGCTCGGCCTGCGCGGCCAGGCCACGGCCGAACTCTCCTACGAGGGCGTGCGGGTGCCGGACTCCGCGCGCCTGGGCGGCATCGGCAGGGGACTGGGTATCGCACTCGGCTCGCTCTCCCGCGGGCGGATCTCGGTGGCGGCCGGTGCGGTCGGCCTGGCGCAGGGCGCGCTGGACGCGGCCCTCGGCTACGCCATCGAGCGGGAGCAGTTCGGCAGGCCGATCGCCTCCTTCCAACTGGTGCAGGAGCTGCTGGCCGAGTCGGAGGTGGCGATCCGCGCCGCCCGGTTGCTGACCCGGCAGGTGGCGCACCTGGCGGATGCGGGTGCCACGCCCAAGGAGTACGCGACCGAGGCGTCGGTGGCCAAGTACCACGCCTCCGAGACGGCCGTGCAGGTCAGCGCCGATTGTCTGCAGACCTTCGGCGGTTACGGCTTCATCGACGAGTACCCCGCGGGCAGGTACCTGCGGGACGCCCGGGTGCTCACCCTGTACGAGGGCACCAGCCAGGTGCAGAAGCTGCTCATCGGCCGCGCGTTGACCGGGATCGACGCCATGGCGTGA
- a CDS encoding 3-hydroxyacyl-CoA dehydrogenase, producing the protein MRIRIVGAGTMGRGIAQWAVTAGHTVELADARPQAVPEAVSFVRAMLERAAEKGRMGRADADRAAAALVELESPYTAGTAEAPGLVIEAVLEDLDTKTELFTGLERALPASTVFATNTSSLSVTRIGARLADPGRLAGLHFFNPVPLMRLVEVVPGAATREDVPEFLAALVAESGHHPVTVADTPGFLVNHAGRGLVTEAFALLEESVAGHPVIDRIARDVLGLRMGPFELMDLTGLDVSASVMDTVWDGFRHADRLRPSYLPANRVAAGLYGRKSARGFYSYGEGEPGPGLPEPRLEGGDPARAVRLVGDGLAGLGTPREPAADALVLVPTWGTSVSAAVAADGLPAERTLGVDPLSLGTPRRVLAVTPATDGEAVRDAVAVLARDGHAVSVVRDTAGSVAQRLLASIVNVATGIAERGIAAPDDIDTAVTLGLGYPHGPLAWADTVGSARTLSLLRALAQETGDPRYRPTPWLTHRANLGLPLRTPMPDLPE; encoded by the coding sequence ATGCGGATCAGGATTGTGGGAGCCGGCACCATGGGGCGCGGCATCGCCCAGTGGGCCGTCACGGCCGGCCACACCGTCGAACTGGCCGACGCACGGCCCCAGGCGGTGCCGGAGGCGGTGTCCTTCGTCCGCGCCATGCTGGAGCGAGCCGCCGAGAAGGGGCGGATGGGCCGCGCGGACGCCGACCGCGCCGCTGCCGCCCTGGTCGAGCTGGAGTCGCCGTACACCGCAGGCACCGCCGAAGCTCCGGGGCTGGTGATCGAGGCGGTGCTGGAAGACCTCGACACCAAGACCGAGCTGTTCACCGGCCTGGAGCGGGCGCTGCCGGCCTCGACGGTCTTCGCGACCAACACCTCCTCGCTCTCCGTCACCCGGATCGGTGCGCGGCTCGCCGACCCGGGCCGACTGGCCGGGCTGCACTTCTTCAACCCGGTCCCGCTGATGCGGCTCGTCGAGGTGGTGCCCGGGGCCGCCACCCGCGAGGACGTGCCGGAGTTCCTCGCGGCGCTGGTCGCCGAGTCCGGGCACCATCCGGTGACCGTTGCCGACACCCCGGGCTTCCTGGTAAACCACGCCGGGCGCGGGCTGGTGACCGAGGCGTTCGCGCTGCTGGAGGAGTCCGTCGCCGGGCATCCGGTGATCGACCGCATCGCCCGCGACGTGCTCGGGCTGCGGATGGGCCCGTTCGAACTCATGGATCTGACGGGCCTGGACGTATCGGCCTCGGTGATGGACACCGTCTGGGACGGCTTCCGGCACGCCGACCGGCTGCGGCCCTCCTACCTCCCGGCCAACCGGGTCGCGGCCGGGCTGTACGGGCGCAAGTCGGCGCGCGGCTTCTACTCCTACGGCGAGGGCGAGCCGGGGCCCGGACTGCCCGAGCCCCGGCTCGAGGGCGGCGACCCCGCGCGGGCAGTACGGCTGGTCGGGGACGGACTCGCCGGGCTGGGTACGCCGCGGGAACCCGCGGCCGACGCGCTGGTGCTGGTGCCGACCTGGGGCACCTCGGTCTCGGCCGCGGTCGCCGCGGACGGCCTGCCCGCCGAGCGCACCCTGGGCGTCGACCCGCTCTCGCTGGGCACTCCGCGCCGGGTGCTGGCCGTGACTCCCGCGACCGACGGCGAGGCGGTACGGGACGCGGTGGCCGTACTGGCCCGGGACGGGCACGCGGTGAGCGTCGTACGGGACACCGCCGGTTCGGTCGCGCAGCGGCTGCTCGCCTCGATCGTCAACGTCGCCACCGGCATCGCCGAGCGCGGCATCGCCGCCCCGGACGACATCGACACCGCCGTCACTCTCGGACTCGGCTACCCGCACGGGCCGTTGGCCTGGGCCGACACCGTGGGCTCGGCCCGGACCCTGTCCCTGCTCCGAGCGCTCGCGCAGGAGACCGGCGACCCCCGCTACCGCCCCACCCCCTGGCTCACCCACCGGGCGAACCTGGGACTGCCGCTGCGCACCCCCATGCCGGATCTGCCGGAATGA
- a CDS encoding LysR family transcriptional regulator has product MELRYLAAFVAVAEELHFGRAAKRLHMAQPPLSQQIRQLERELGVQLFERSTRSVRLTGAGESFLEPVREVLADLEAATRAARAAGRGEYGRVSVGFAGASSHTALPLLTRGVRTAHPGIELVMQGQNYANRALDRVAEGSLDLGFVRLPVDRPGVETRVIAEEALVCALASDHPLARQERVDVAELAGEPFVSFPAGAGSSLRDVTFRTCERAGHIPRVVQEAPDSYTILALVAMGVGITLTLTSCTHIQQTGLVYRPLDGTPVVLRSALAWRADNPSPALRSVLEVAREVLPAPPPAPAAGPA; this is encoded by the coding sequence GTGGAACTGCGGTACCTCGCCGCATTCGTGGCCGTGGCCGAGGAGCTGCACTTCGGCCGCGCCGCCAAGCGGCTGCACATGGCCCAGCCCCCGCTGAGCCAGCAGATCCGCCAGTTGGAGCGGGAACTGGGGGTGCAGTTGTTCGAGCGCAGTACCCGGTCGGTGCGGCTGACCGGCGCGGGCGAGTCCTTTCTGGAGCCGGTCCGCGAGGTGCTCGCCGATCTGGAGGCCGCCACCCGGGCCGCCCGGGCCGCCGGGCGCGGTGAATACGGTCGGGTGAGCGTGGGGTTCGCGGGCGCCTCCAGTCACACGGCGCTTCCCTTGCTCACCCGTGGCGTCCGCACCGCGCACCCCGGTATCGAGCTGGTGATGCAGGGGCAGAACTACGCGAACCGCGCCCTCGACCGAGTCGCCGAGGGCTCCCTCGACCTCGGCTTCGTACGGCTGCCCGTGGACCGGCCCGGCGTGGAGACCCGGGTGATCGCCGAGGAGGCGCTGGTGTGCGCCCTCGCCTCGGACCATCCGCTGGCCCGCCAGGAGCGGGTCGACGTCGCGGAGCTGGCCGGGGAACCGTTCGTCAGCTTCCCCGCCGGCGCCGGCTCCAGCCTCCGCGACGTGACGTTCCGGACCTGCGAGCGGGCGGGCCACATTCCCCGCGTCGTCCAGGAGGCCCCGGACTCGTACACGATCCTCGCGCTGGTGGCGATGGGGGTCGGGATCACCCTCACGCTCACCTCCTGCACCCACATCCAGCAGACGGGACTGGTCTACCGCCCGCTCGACGGCACGCCGGTCGTACTCCGCTCGGCGCTCGCCTGGCGGGCCGACAACCCCTCCCCGGCCCTGCGCAGCGTGCTGGAGGTGGCCCGCGAGGTGCTGCCCGCCCCGCCGCCCGCCCCCGCGGCGGGGCCGGCGTGA
- a CDS encoding acetyl-CoA C-acetyltransferase, with the protein MSERTDIVICEPLRTPIGRFGGVLAGQRPQSLAALLISEILSRTGIAPERIDEVILGHAYPSAEAPALGRVAALDAGLPASVTGTQIDRRCGSGLQAVLDAAMQIRAGFSQVVIAGGAEVMSAAPHYTHEGRWGIKGPGLTLHDSLARGRITAGGAHHPVPGGMIETAENLRREFAISRADQDALALRSQQRAGAALAEGRFAAETVPVTVRTRKGETEVGTDEHPRPETTADQLAALRPVRLAQDPAATVTAGNASGQNDAAAACLVTAAETAERLGLRPLVRLVSFARAGVPAETMGLGPVGATRDALAKARLDLADIDLIELNEAFAAQVLACTRALGLTERDLEQRVNVNGSGISLGHPVGATGARVLTTLAHEMRRGGARYGLETMCIGGGQGLTAVFERVSEAG; encoded by the coding sequence ATGTCCGAGCGCACCGACATCGTCATCTGCGAACCCCTGCGCACCCCGATCGGCCGGTTCGGCGGAGTACTGGCCGGGCAGCGGCCCCAGTCGCTGGCGGCCCTGCTGATCTCGGAGATCCTCTCGCGTACCGGTATCGCCCCGGAACGGATCGACGAGGTGATCCTCGGGCACGCCTACCCCAGTGCGGAGGCGCCGGCGCTGGGACGGGTCGCCGCGCTCGACGCGGGGCTGCCCGCCTCGGTGACCGGCACCCAGATCGACCGGCGCTGCGGCTCGGGCCTGCAGGCGGTGCTGGACGCCGCGATGCAGATCCGGGCCGGGTTCAGCCAGGTCGTGATCGCGGGCGGAGCGGAGGTGATGAGCGCCGCACCCCACTACACCCACGAGGGGCGCTGGGGCATCAAGGGGCCGGGCCTGACCCTGCACGACTCCCTGGCCCGCGGTCGGATCACGGCGGGCGGCGCGCACCACCCGGTGCCCGGCGGCATGATCGAGACGGCCGAGAACCTGCGCCGCGAGTTCGCCATCAGCCGGGCGGACCAGGACGCGCTGGCGCTCCGCTCCCAGCAGCGCGCCGGAGCGGCCCTCGCCGAGGGCCGGTTCGCGGCGGAGACGGTGCCGGTGACCGTGCGCACCCGCAAGGGCGAGACCGAGGTCGGCACCGACGAGCACCCCCGTCCCGAGACCACCGCCGACCAGCTCGCGGCGCTGCGGCCGGTACGGCTCGCGCAGGACCCGGCGGCGACGGTGACGGCGGGCAACGCCAGCGGTCAGAACGACGCGGCGGCGGCCTGCCTGGTCACCGCCGCGGAGACCGCCGAACGGCTGGGATTGCGGCCCCTGGTCCGGCTGGTCTCCTTCGCCCGCGCCGGAGTTCCTGCCGAGACGATGGGCCTGGGGCCGGTCGGCGCCACCCGGGACGCGCTCGCCAAGGCCCGGCTCGACCTGGCCGACATCGATCTGATCGAACTGAACGAGGCGTTCGCCGCGCAGGTTCTGGCCTGCACCCGCGCCCTCGGCCTGACCGAGCGCGACCTCGAACAGCGCGTCAACGTGAACGGCTCGGGCATCTCGCTGGGCCACCCGGTCGGTGCCACGGGCGCCCGCGTCCTGACGACCCTGGCGCACGAGATGCGGCGCGGCGGCGCCCGCTACGGCCTGGAGACGATGTGCATCGGAGGCGGCCAGGGACTCACCGCGGTCTTCGAACGCGTATCGGAGGCGGGCTGA
- a CDS encoding helix-turn-helix transcriptional regulator: MPRLVLGTRLRRLREAQYISRREAAEAIRVTHQRIRDLEQGRTGCALRDIADLLTIYGVCDESERAVLTALAEQANTPGWWQSFQGVVPHWLHTYLGLEQAASVIRTYEVQFVPGLLQTSRYARAVVELIHDEEPEAGIQRRVDLRMRRQQILYGPRAPHVWAVIDEAALRRPVGGAATMRAQLRHLCAMSELPHVTVQIMPFSAGGHAAAGGPVTLLRLPESELPDIVYLEQLHSARYLEDDVDIEAYRRVTDRLVTCSMPPSETRDMLRRIADELPDEEPAEPPTRPFSRG; encoded by the coding sequence GTGCCCAGGCTGGTGCTGGGCACCAGGCTGCGGAGGCTGCGGGAGGCGCAGTACATATCCCGGCGGGAGGCCGCGGAGGCGATCCGGGTCACCCATCAGCGGATCCGCGACCTGGAGCAGGGCCGTACCGGCTGCGCGCTGCGCGACATCGCGGACCTGCTGACGATCTACGGCGTCTGCGACGAGAGCGAGCGCGCGGTGCTGACCGCGCTCGCCGAGCAGGCCAACACCCCCGGCTGGTGGCAGTCCTTCCAGGGCGTCGTCCCGCACTGGCTGCACACCTACCTGGGGCTGGAGCAGGCGGCCAGCGTGATCCGCACCTACGAGGTGCAGTTCGTGCCCGGTCTCCTCCAGACCAGCCGCTACGCACGCGCCGTCGTGGAACTGATCCACGACGAGGAGCCCGAGGCGGGCATCCAGCGGCGGGTGGACCTGCGGATGCGCCGCCAGCAGATCCTCTACGGCCCGCGGGCCCCCCACGTGTGGGCCGTCATCGACGAGGCCGCGCTGCGCCGCCCCGTCGGGGGTGCGGCCACGATGCGCGCCCAACTGCGGCACCTGTGCGCGATGAGCGAACTGCCGCATGTCACGGTGCAGATCATGCCCTTCAGCGCGGGCGGACACGCGGCGGCCGGCGGCCCGGTCACGCTGCTGCGACTGCCCGAGAGCGAACTGCCCGACATCGTGTACCTGGAGCAGCTGCACAGCGCCCGCTATCTCGAGGACGATGTCGACATCGAGGCCTACCGCCGTGTCACCGACCGCCTGGTGACCTGCTCGATGCCGCCGTCCGAGACCCGCGACATGCTCCGGCGGATCGCCGACGAACTGCCGGACGAGGAGCCCGCCGAGCCGCCGACGAGGCCCTTCTCCCGCGGCTAG
- a CDS encoding glutamine synthetase family protein, with translation MHGTALTWVDNAGLTRVKAVPADRLAQAAATGVGMSPCFDVYLVDDSMTASEYIGGPDGDLRLVPDLDRLTVLAAQPGWSWAPVDRHEQDGTPYAACQRGFARRTAARALAEHGIELRMGFETEWVAVRGPLPDAEGEPAYPTAGPAYGMARLVENADYLRDVLAALSAQGVEVLQIHPEYAAGQFEVSVAPSDPVGAADLAVLVRETVRAVSLRHGLTASFAPVVDPAGVGNGGHLHLSLWRDGRNLCADGEGPFGMTRECEAFLSGVLRELPALLALGAPSPASYLRLRPSRWAGAFRCWGLENREAALRFVAGRSGASGGANAELKCVDAAANPYLLVGGVLAAGLAGLAGLAAGGRGTGLPAPVSGDPALRGDQPRLPGSLGAVLEQFERSAVLREALGGPLFDAVRAVRAGEIALFEGASEREIAAATRGRY, from the coding sequence GTGCACGGCACCGCGCTCACCTGGGTCGACAACGCGGGCCTCACCCGGGTCAAGGCGGTACCGGCCGACAGGCTGGCGCAGGCGGCCGCTACCGGCGTCGGCATGTCCCCGTGTTTCGACGTCTACCTCGTCGACGACTCGATGACGGCGAGCGAGTACATCGGCGGCCCCGACGGGGATCTGCGCCTGGTGCCGGACCTGGACCGGCTCACGGTGCTCGCCGCCCAACCCGGCTGGTCATGGGCCCCGGTGGACCGCCACGAGCAGGACGGGACGCCCTACGCGGCCTGCCAGCGCGGCTTCGCCCGCCGGACGGCCGCCCGGGCGCTGGCCGAGCACGGCATCGAGCTGCGGATGGGGTTCGAGACCGAGTGGGTGGCGGTGCGCGGCCCGCTGCCGGACGCGGAGGGCGAGCCCGCGTACCCGACGGCCGGCCCCGCCTACGGCATGGCCCGGCTGGTGGAGAACGCGGACTATCTGCGCGACGTCCTGGCGGCGCTGTCCGCGCAGGGCGTGGAAGTGCTGCAGATCCATCCCGAGTACGCGGCAGGCCAGTTCGAGGTCTCGGTCGCGCCGTCGGACCCGGTGGGCGCGGCCGATCTGGCGGTACTGGTCCGGGAGACGGTGCGGGCGGTCTCGCTGCGGCACGGACTGACGGCCTCGTTCGCCCCTGTCGTGGACCCGGCCGGGGTGGGCAACGGCGGGCACCTGCATCTGAGCCTCTGGCGGGACGGGCGCAACCTGTGCGCGGACGGCGAGGGGCCGTTCGGCATGACGCGGGAGTGCGAGGCGTTCCTGTCCGGGGTGCTGCGCGAGCTGCCCGCCCTGCTCGCTCTCGGCGCCCCCTCCCCCGCCAGCTATCTGCGGCTGCGTCCGTCCCGCTGGGCGGGCGCCTTCCGGTGCTGGGGCCTGGAGAACCGGGAGGCGGCGCTCCGGTTCGTCGCGGGCCGGTCCGGGGCATCGGGCGGCGCCAACGCGGAGCTCAAGTGCGTGGACGCGGCGGCCAACCCGTATCTGCTGGTGGGAGGCGTCCTCGCGGCCGGATTGGCGGGACTGGCCGGCCTGGCGGCCGGTGGCCGGGGCACCGGGTTGCCCGCGCCGGTCTCCGGGGACCCGGCGCTGCGCGGCGACCAGCCCAGGCTGCCCGGCTCGCTCGGCGCCGTGCTGGAGCAGTTCGAGCGGTCCGCGGTACTCCGCGAAGCGCTGGGCGGTCCGCTCTTCGACGCGGTCCGCGCGGTACGGGCGGGTGAGATCGCACTGTTCGAGGGGGCGAGCGAGCGGGAGATCGCCGCCGCGACCCGGGGGAGGTACTGA